In the Syntrophorhabdaceae bacterium genome, GACCCTTTGCAGGTCAACATATACAATACTGAGTGACTGACTTTTCGCAATGAGCGGTGTACAGAGAAACAGTGCGATGATAACAAAAAATATGAACTTTTTCATGATGCCTCCTGTCTAATATTGTGTTCCGATTGTAAAGTCGAACGCGCTCCTCCTGTCGCCTGTTTTAGGAAAGATGTTATAACCGAATTCAAGCCGGATAGGACCCATCGGTGAAAACCACCTGATGCCGAATCCGGCAGTTGTTCTCATGCTATCTTTTATCACATTCACATTTGTACCGTCAAACCCGGCACCGGCGTCATAAAAGATCACACCTTTCAAGCCTGCAGGTTTATAGATGGGGAAGATCCATTC is a window encoding:
- a CDS encoding BamA/TamA family outer membrane protein codes for the protein EWIFPIYKPAGLKGVIFYDAGAGFDGTNVNVIKDSMRTTAGFGIRWFSPMGPIRLEFGYNIFPKTGDRRSAFDFTIGTQY